The window TTTTGGTTTAAGTAAACAATTAATGATTTCTATTAGCGAAGCAAAAAAATTTATTGAACGATATTTTGCTGTTTTTCCTGAAATTCGTCATTATATGGATAATACAATTAAATTTTGTCAAGAACATAAATTTGTTAAAACTTTATTCAATCGGATCCGATATATTCCGACGATTAATGATCGGAATTGAGTCGCTAAACAAGCAGCAGAACGCGTAGCAATTAATGCTCCGATTCAAGGAACAGCAGCTGATATAATTAAATTAGCTTTAATTAAAATTGATCAGCAATTAGAACAAAATAATTTAAAATCGTATCTTGTTGCTCAAGTCCATGATGAGTTGATTGTTGAAGTATATGAAAATGAATTAGAAATTGTTAAAAAAATTGTTAATTCAGCAATGAATTTGGCAACAAAATTGCAGGTGCCCTTAACGGTTGATATTAATACAGGAAATAATTGATATGAAGTATAAAGGAGATTAAGTTAATGCCAGAATTACCAGAAGTAGAAACTGTTCGTGCCAGTTTACAACCTTTTGTTTGCAATCAAGTTATTACAGGAATTAGAATTTATTGAAGTTCAGTAATTAAACAACCCGACTTAGTATCATTTCGAAAATTGATTGTTGGACAAAAAATTCTTGATTTAAAAAGAAAAGCAAAACATTTAATTTTTGAATTAGAAGATTTTGTGTTAATTAGTCATTTACGAATGGAAGGTAAATATTATTATCAAAATCTTAATGATGATATTGAATGAAAACATGTTTTATTAGTTTTAGAATTAAGTAATGGTTGTGAATTAAGATATCATGATACAAGAAGATTTGGTACTTTTCATTTGCAAAAAAAGGATGAATATGAACAATTAGCACCATTAATCAAAGTGGGGCCAGAACCTTTTGAATCAAGGGCTACTGTTAGTTATTTACAAAAGAAATTTAAAAATAAGAACCGAGCTATTAAAACAATGCTGTTAGATCAAAGTATTATTAGTGGTTTAGGAAATATTTATGTTGATGAGGTATTATTTGCTAGTAAAATTCATCCGGTTACTAGATGTAATAAATTACAAACTGAGCATTTAAAAGCAATTTTAAATAATGCGAAACAAATTTTGACACAAGCGATTAACTTAAAAGGAACAACAATTGCTAGTTATACTTCTAATGTTGGTGTTAAAGGGACATATCAGCAATTATTGAAAGTGCATACAAGAGAAGCATTAGCATGTTATGTTTGTTCTTCAATAATTAAAAAAATTAAGCTTAATGGTCGCGGTACATATTTTTGCTGTCAATGTCAGAATAAATTATAAGTTGTGAATTATGTGGATAAGTAGATTAAAGCATCTTATTTATAAGATATTTTTAGCACTAAGTTGTGGATAACTTGGTGGGTAATGATTTTTTTATTGTTTATTATTTACATCGCTATTATTCTGTCATAGAATAAATAAGACAATAAGGTGGAGATAAAAATGTTACAACCAGAAGAAAAATTTCAAATAATTATTAATTCTTATATTTGTAGTGAAACGCAAAAGCTAGTTCAACATTTATATCAACCAATTATTGGTGTTAATGCTGTTTCGCTATATTTTGCTTTATTAAATGAACAATTATCAATGAAAGTTTTAAATTTAGATAATTCTCATTTACGCTTGCAAAATTTATTACAATTATCATTACTGGAAATTGAAGTTGCGAGAAATCGGTTAGAAGCAATAAATCTACTTGATGTTTATCG is drawn from Spiroplasma endosymbiont of Clivina fossor and contains these coding sequences:
- the mutM gene encoding DNA-formamidopyrimidine glycosylase → MPELPEVETVRASLQPFVCNQVITGIRIYWSSVIKQPDLVSFRKLIVGQKILDLKRKAKHLIFELEDFVLISHLRMEGKYYYQNLNDDIEWKHVLLVLELSNGCELRYHDTRRFGTFHLQKKDEYEQLAPLIKVGPEPFESRATVSYLQKKFKNKNRAIKTMLLDQSIISGLGNIYVDEVLFASKIHPVTRCNKLQTEHLKAILNNAKQILTQAINLKGTTIASYTSNVGVKGTYQQLLKVHTREALACYVCSSIIKKIKLNGRGTYFCCQCQNKL